A region from the Halosolutus gelatinilyticus genome encodes:
- a CDS encoding hydroxypyruvate isomerase family protein, translated as MVEFSICLEMVYDDEPFRDRIHRAAAAGVGAVEFWDWRGKDLDAIETAAAESDVEIVGCVAGGVLTDPGAADDAVETIRESIETASGLGIPTLIATTGPDQDGLDRPQQRENVVDVLSRVAADAEAADVAIALEPLNTDVDHPRNYLSTSEEGFEIVDAVGSPAVTLLYDVYHQQITEGDVIRTITENVDRIGHVHVADVPGRHEPGTGELNYENVFRAIDDAGYDGFVGCEFSPTGDPDAAIAAVLELN; from the coding sequence ATGGTCGAGTTCTCGATCTGTCTCGAGATGGTGTACGACGACGAGCCGTTCCGCGATCGGATCCACCGAGCCGCTGCGGCCGGCGTCGGTGCCGTCGAGTTCTGGGACTGGCGCGGGAAAGATCTGGACGCCATCGAGACCGCCGCCGCAGAGTCGGACGTCGAGATCGTCGGCTGCGTCGCCGGCGGCGTGCTGACCGATCCCGGAGCGGCCGACGACGCGGTCGAGACGATCCGCGAATCGATCGAGACCGCTTCGGGGCTGGGGATCCCGACGCTGATCGCGACGACCGGGCCGGACCAGGACGGACTCGATCGGCCGCAGCAGCGAGAGAACGTCGTGGACGTCCTTTCGCGGGTCGCGGCCGACGCCGAGGCGGCGGACGTCGCGATCGCGCTGGAACCGCTCAACACCGACGTCGACCACCCGAGGAATTACCTGTCCACAAGCGAGGAGGGGTTCGAGATCGTCGATGCGGTCGGTTCGCCCGCCGTCACGCTGTTGTACGACGTGTATCACCAGCAGATCACCGAGGGAGACGTCATCCGGACGATCACCGAGAACGTCGACCGAATCGGCCACGTACACGTCGCCGACGTGCCGGGCCGCCACGAACCGGGGACCGGCGAACTGAACTACGAAAACGTCTTCCGGGCGATCGACGACGCCGGCTACGACGGGTTCGTCGGGTGCGAATTCTCGCCGACCGGCGATCCCGACGCGGCGATCGCGGCCGTCCTGGAACTGAACTGA
- a CDS encoding SDR family NAD(P)-dependent oxidoreductase translates to MAFDDPTANAVENRHEDTVALVTGSTRGIGEGVARRFAAEGAAVVVTGRSADAGKRVADDIESRGGEAVFVRADMRDPAEIRALVEHTVDEYGRIDTLVNNAGVQTETTVKEATVNDWEFVLETDFRSFWLCAKHAVEHVPEGGTILNTSSNHAFLTMPGLFPYNAIKAGINGMTRAMALELGPEGITVNTINPGWIEIERTREELGEDYEYTEEIHPVGRLGTPADVAGLAAFLASDDAAFITGETVLIDGGRSQVMQDEPYLDYRRG, encoded by the coding sequence ATGGCTTTCGACGATCCGACCGCGAACGCCGTCGAGAACAGACACGAGGATACCGTCGCGCTCGTCACGGGGTCGACCCGCGGAATCGGCGAAGGAGTCGCCCGTCGCTTCGCCGCCGAAGGCGCGGCCGTCGTCGTAACGGGCCGCTCCGCGGACGCCGGGAAGCGCGTCGCCGACGACATCGAATCGCGGGGCGGCGAGGCGGTATTCGTCCGCGCGGACATGCGAGACCCGGCCGAGATACGGGCGCTCGTCGAACACACCGTCGACGAGTACGGCCGGATCGATACGCTCGTGAACAACGCCGGCGTGCAGACCGAGACGACCGTGAAGGAAGCGACCGTGAACGATTGGGAGTTCGTCCTCGAGACGGACTTTCGATCGTTCTGGCTCTGTGCGAAACACGCGGTCGAGCACGTGCCGGAGGGCGGGACGATCCTCAACACCTCCTCGAACCACGCGTTCCTCACGATGCCCGGCCTGTTCCCCTACAACGCGATCAAGGCCGGGATAAACGGCATGACTCGGGCGATGGCGCTGGAACTCGGTCCCGAGGGGATCACGGTCAACACCATCAATCCCGGGTGGATCGAAATCGAACGAACCCGCGAGGAACTGGGCGAGGACTACGAGTACACCGAGGAGATTCACCCGGTCGGCCGTCTCGGAACGCCCGCCGACGTGGCCGGTCTCGCGGCGTTTCTGGCCAGCGATGACGCGGCGTTCATCACCGGCGAAACCGTCTTGATCGACGGCGGCCGCTCGCAGGTGATGCAGGACGAGCCGTACCTGGACTACCGCCGGGGGTGA
- the dgoD gene encoding galactonate dehydratase: protein MTEIADYELFEVPPRWLFLRLEAADGTVGWGEPIVEGRAETVETAVEELLDTYLLGEDPSRIEDHWQTMYRGGFYRGGPVLMSAIAGIDQALWDIKGKRLDVPVYELLGGAARNRIRVYQWIGGDRPSDVADQARKQVEAGFTALKMNATEEIERVDDPATIDAAVTRLREVRDAVGDEVDVGVDFHGRVSKPMAKRLVEGLEPYDPMFVEEPVLPEHNDALPTIASHTTTPIATGERLYSRWDFKEIFESGAVDVIQPDLSHAGGITEVTKIAAMAEAYDVAMAPHCPLGPIALAACLQVDACSPNAFIQEQSLNIHYNETSDVLDYLADPSVFDYEDGYVRIPSGPGLGIEIDEDHVREQAEVGHDWHNPVWRHDDGSVAEW, encoded by the coding sequence ATGACCGAGATCGCCGACTACGAGCTGTTCGAAGTACCACCGCGATGGCTGTTCCTGCGTCTCGAGGCGGCCGACGGCACCGTCGGCTGGGGCGAGCCGATCGTGGAGGGACGCGCCGAAACCGTCGAAACGGCGGTCGAGGAGCTGCTCGACACCTACCTGCTGGGCGAGGATCCGAGTCGAATCGAGGATCACTGGCAGACGATGTACCGCGGCGGCTTCTATCGGGGCGGGCCGGTCCTGATGAGCGCGATCGCGGGAATCGACCAGGCCCTGTGGGATATCAAAGGGAAGCGCCTGGACGTGCCGGTGTACGAACTGCTCGGCGGTGCGGCGCGGAATCGGATCCGGGTTTACCAGTGGATCGGCGGCGATCGCCCGTCCGACGTGGCCGATCAGGCCCGGAAACAGGTCGAGGCGGGCTTCACGGCGTTGAAGATGAACGCCACCGAGGAGATCGAACGCGTCGACGATCCGGCGACGATCGACGCTGCCGTCACCCGACTTCGCGAGGTTCGCGACGCCGTCGGCGACGAGGTGGACGTCGGCGTGGACTTCCACGGACGCGTCTCGAAGCCGATGGCCAAGCGGCTGGTCGAGGGGTTGGAACCGTACGACCCGATGTTCGTCGAGGAGCCGGTCCTGCCGGAACACAACGACGCGCTGCCGACGATCGCCTCCCACACCACGACGCCGATCGCGACGGGCGAACGGCTGTACTCCCGGTGGGATTTCAAGGAAATCTTCGAGAGCGGCGCGGTCGACGTGATCCAGCCCGACCTCAGCCACGCCGGCGGCATCACCGAGGTCACGAAGATCGCGGCGATGGCCGAAGCCTACGACGTGGCGATGGCTCCGCACTGCCCGCTCGGCCCGATCGCGCTGGCCGCCTGCCTGCAGGTGGACGCCTGCTCCCCAAACGCGTTCATCCAGGAACAGAGTCTGAACATCCACTACAACGAGACGAGCGACGTGCTCGATTACCTCGCGGATCCGTCCGTGTTCGATTACGAGGACGGCTACGTTCGAATCCCGAGCGGGCCCGGTCTGGGCATCGAAATCGACGAGGACCACGTCCGCGAGCAGGCCGAAGTCGGGCACGACTGGCACAATCCGGTCTGGCGACACGACGACGGCAGCGTCGCCGAGTGGTAA
- a CDS encoding Gfo/Idh/MocA family protein codes for MPYTVAVVGTGAEPDDPGRDGYAMAYHHAAGYENHRECTLVACADIVRENAEAFADEFDVDEENVFVAYEEMLEAIEPDIVSICVPPSIHAEIALGCIRSGVVDAIHCEKPMADTYGGAKLMTQEASRHDVQLTFNHQRRFSDAVRTAKDLLDAGEIGDLRRVEFSAPVGIFDYGSHSFDLCNYFNDETSGEWVLGQIDYSEENVLFGTHNENQAIVHWKYENGVHGVAASDSTGAGGPAGAFACHNRLIGADGVIEVGPEGDGDEEVPALRIRRDGEGWTPVETEDGLHGWEFIDRAIAENVRCLSEGETPELGAENALNATELIFAAWESARRRGRVDLPLEIEDNPLQAMLDAGDLAPAPAGED; via the coding sequence ATGCCTTACACGGTCGCAGTTGTCGGTACTGGTGCGGAGCCGGACGACCCGGGACGGGACGGCTACGCGATGGCGTATCACCACGCGGCGGGATACGAGAATCACCGCGAGTGTACGCTCGTCGCCTGCGCCGACATCGTCAGAGAGAACGCCGAGGCGTTCGCCGACGAGTTCGACGTCGACGAGGAGAACGTTTTCGTAGCGTACGAGGAGATGCTGGAGGCGATCGAGCCGGATATCGTCTCGATCTGCGTTCCTCCGTCGATCCACGCCGAAATCGCGCTCGGGTGCATCCGCAGCGGCGTCGTCGACGCGATCCACTGCGAGAAACCGATGGCCGACACGTACGGCGGCGCGAAGCTGATGACGCAGGAGGCCAGCCGCCACGACGTTCAGCTCACGTTCAACCACCAGCGTCGGTTCAGCGACGCCGTCAGAACCGCGAAGGACCTGCTCGACGCCGGCGAGATCGGCGACCTCCGACGGGTCGAGTTTTCCGCGCCGGTCGGTATCTTCGACTACGGGAGTCACTCCTTCGACCTCTGTAACTACTTCAACGACGAGACCTCGGGCGAGTGGGTGCTCGGTCAGATCGACTACTCCGAGGAGAACGTCCTCTTCGGCACGCACAACGAGAACCAGGCGATCGTCCACTGGAAGTACGAGAACGGCGTCCACGGCGTCGCGGCCTCCGACAGCACCGGCGCCGGCGGCCCGGCCGGCGCGTTCGCGTGTCACAACCGCTTGATCGGCGCCGACGGCGTCATCGAGGTCGGTCCCGAGGGCGACGGGGACGAGGAGGTACCGGCGCTTCGCATCCGCCGGGACGGGGAGGGCTGGACCCCCGTCGAGACCGAGGACGGACTCCACGGCTGGGAGTTCATCGATCGCGCCATCGCCGAAAACGTGCGCTGTCTCAGCGAGGGCGAAACGCCCGAACTCGGGGCGGAAAACGCGCTCAACGCGACGGAACTCATCTTCGCCGCGTGGGAGTCCGCCCGGCGACGGGGGCGGGTCGACCTTCCGCTGGAGATCGAGGACAATCCCCTGCAGGCGATGCTCGATGCGGGGGACCTCGCGCCGGCGCCGGCGGGTGAGGACTGA